In Canis lupus familiaris isolate Mischka breed German Shepherd chromosome 15, alternate assembly UU_Cfam_GSD_1.0, whole genome shotgun sequence, the genomic stretch ccctctgcctgtgtctctgcctctctctctctgtgtgactatcatgaataaataaataaaatcttaaaaaaaaaagaggtattagGATTCAAAGATGAATctatattagttttattttgtttttaatggggGAGGACATGAAGGAGGTGTAGCCAGTTGCTTGCTTTGCTTGGTAAAGTGGGGTATGGAAGGGACCCCCTAGAATCTCACGTGGATGCCCAGAGGCCGAAATGTGTCCCGGGACTTATTTTGAGGAGCTGGAACTTCCTCAACACCTGCTAGTGCTTTCTCATCATTAGAGTCAGCACCGACTCCACCCAGCTCCATCCTCTCGGATTGGAAACCAGGTCCCAACCCTTCCCGTGGCCTCCTAGGAAGAGGGGAGTGAGGGGGTGCAGGCCTCAGCAGGTGGAAGCGGGGAAGAGCTcagggcacagagcctgcttctccctctgcctgtgtctctgcctctctctctctctctctgtgtctctcatgaataaataagtaaaatgttaaaaaaaaaaaaaaaatccaacttaaaaaattaaaaaaaaaaaaaaaaaaaaagggaaggaggtcCAGGAGGCCCAAGCTGTGGCCCAGGAGGTCAGAGGGGTCTATCTGGAGAGGGCTGCGCACGTGGGGAGGGGACGAGAGGTCGAGGCAGAGGGAACGGGCGCGCACCTGCCGCCCACCCGAGCTGCGCCTCGGTTTACCCAGTCTGACCGGCTTTGCCGGGAGGCTGCTGACGTGACCCCATCGTCCTTTTGAAAGATGTCCCTGTATCTGCGGTGACGCCAGCGACGGAGGGGCCCGGGGGCGCAGTCAGCCCATGCATCACCGCGCGGGAGGCCCGGCCAGGCTGCGGCGGCGCGGGAGTGGGTTCCGGGGCGCGGGCTGCTCGGCCGAACCCCGAACCCCGAACCGCCCACGTGGgccgggccgccccgccccgccgcgctgACGCcaccgccccccgcggccccccctccccccccccgcctcccgaGCCCCGGCCTGGGCCGCCGCTGCGCCGCCCCGGagccccgcaccccgcgcccggccccgcgggcCCCCCAGGTCCGAcccaggacccccgccccccgccgcgcccccagccccgagGGACGAGCTCCGCCGCCCGGCCGGGGAGCACAGCCAGCAGCGCCGGCCGCGCGTCCAGGCCGTgagtctgggggaggggaggggagaggagggtagGGGAGGGGAGACTGGGGGcccagccccggggtggggggaagggggatggagggagcggggggagaggagggatggagagggagtgggaggaggaagaggggaggagggaggaggggagggcgggggcggggaggggaggctggggacccagccccggggtggggagggagagggcagggaggggaggctgggggtccagccccggggtggggggggcagggagggaaggggaagctgGGGGTCcagccccggggtggggagggagagggcggggaggggaggctgggggtccagccccggggtggggtggggcagggagggaaggggaggctggggccCAGCTCCGGGAGGGGGgataggggagggaggggaagggagggggttagaggggcggggaggggaggctgggggcccagCCCCAGGGGGCGGGGTCGCAGCCTCCGCCGGGCTGCCTCCCGCTGAAGCTTCGGGAAGGGTGGTCTCTGTCCTCAGACTCCCGGGGAGGCCCTCTTccgcagggcagggcaggaagggaggcctcccccagcccagcgcctgtccccccacccctatCTCCCCCCCACACCCAACGACTGGCAGATTAGCTTGGAGGGAAGCCTGATCCTGGGGTGTTTGGGTTCCCATCTTGCCATCTCTGAGAACCCCGGGAGCCTTAGCACCGCAGCCACCGCCTCTCAGCCTCCCCCGTGGTCCTGCCCAgcccaggaaaagagaaaatcttgggGCGGGGAAGATCTCCAAgactgctgggggtgggggcatagGTCAGGGGCACCATCCTACACCCCCAGGGTGTAAGGAGGGCCCTGCCACCCACATAGACCTCCTAGTGCCCGCTGTACTTACACTGGCCCTCATTCTCActcatcctcttttttttctttttaattttttatttattcattcttagagagagagaaaggcagaaacacaggcagagggagaagcaggctccacacagggagcctgacgtgggactcgaccccgggtctcccgggtcaggccctgggctgcccatcaTCCTCTAGCTTTCTAATCCTCCCCAATTCAGCCAATTTGCGGTGGACAGAAACCTCTTGTCAATTGAAACCCTAATTTTGGTAAAAGTGGTTATTGGGGAGGAAAGAGTGGGGTGATATGCCCTCCCTCTGGGGCCTCGGGATGGGACGAGCTGGGGGGTCACAAGATAGTAGAGGTGGAGGGATGTGCACAAGGTCAGGAGAGAGGCTTTTGgcaatgggggtgggggctggagacTCCTGCTCAGCTGGCTCCCTCTTCCGGCTGCAGTCCTCCTCCCCCATTGAGTCCCTCCGCAGCTGTGCGAGGACACCTGCTTGGTGCTGCTTCGCTGGCTCCTGGGACAATGGCACATAGAAGAACCCACGTGTCCAGTCCGGGGGCCTCACGCTCAGGCTGCTAGCTCCAGATTGTCCAAAACTGAGACAACTAAATAGAGGCAGTTACTGACCATCAACGATGTTCCAGGGACACGAAACCAAGCCCTGTGTTCGGGTGCagcagggacccctggggggggggggatctaaCTGGGCTTGTCTCTGTTTGCTGGGGCGGTGGGGGAGGCTGACCCCACAGCCTGgagaggggcggggaggagggccgggCTTTCAGGTGCAGAAAGGAATTTGCTGGGTGGACAAGGGAGAAGCttacaggggaagggaagggtggGGTACCAGAGGCCAGGGAATCCTGCGAAGCGGATGACGGCATATTCACGGCATATTTGGAGCAGTCTGGGTGGTGAGGGAGACAGAGTGGAAGGGGCTGGTCTGGAGGGGTGAGCAAGGGCCTAGAAGCGCAGCCCGTAGGCCACCTGGACGGTTAGCAGTTTAGAGAGCGCATAGCTCGGAGCTACGACAAACCACGTTTACATTTTTCACTGGAGGCAGAGAAATCAGTGAAAAGGCTGTGGCAATCAGTAGGTCCGGGTAAGAAATGGCCTGAACCAAGAGAAAGTGAGGGTTGATCTCTGCGAAcacatacaattttttatttttgtttattttattttatttaaattcagtttgccaacataaagtataacacccagtgctcatcccatcaagtgcccgtcacccagtgaccccatgcccccccacctccccttccgcacccctttgtgtgtttcccaggGTCAGGAGTctctctcatggcttgtctccctccctAAATCTTCCCCACTCAGtctcccccccttcccttatggtccctgcatacgagtgaaaccatatgatgattgtctttctccagttgacttatgtcactcagcacaacatcctccagttccatccacgtcgatgTAAATGgcgggtattcatcctttctgatggctgagccaTATTCCGTCGTCTGCATACCGCGTCTTCTTTAGCCatcgtctgttgatggacatcgtggctcctcccacagtgtggctactgtggacattgctgctgtgaactttggggtgcaggtgtcccatcatttcgCTACatctgtctctttggggtaaataccccagtggtacaattgctgggtcgtagggtggctctatttgtaacttcttgaggaccctccacacagttttccagagtggctgcaccagttccattcccaccaacagagcaagagggtccccccttcttcacatcctctccaacatttgtggtttcctgtcttgttcattctagccattctcaccggtgtggggtgggatctcgttgtggttttgatgtgtatttccctgatgccaagccACTCTGGCACATTTtgtcatgtgcatgttggccatgacACACAGGTTTTTAGAGGAAGAATTGTCAGCATTTGGTGGCCAGCGAGATGGGGGAAGGcagctgagtgaggagcccaggaTGCACGTAGGTTTCTGGCTAGGGTGACTGAATGGAGGGTGGGCCATTTTGCTGAGGACACTGGAGAGGGAGAGCTGGTTGGGACATGCAGAATTTGGGGAGCCTGTGGTTGGTTGCAGAGTCGGATAGCAGTTGGATCGGGGCTTGGAGATACATCTGAGAGTCGCCAACACCTGATGGTGCTTAAAGCTCCAGCAGAagatgaggtcctgggatccctgggtggcgcagtggtttggcgcctgcctttggcccggggcgcgatcctggagacccgggatcgaatcccacgtcgggctcccggtgcatggagcctgcttctccctctgcctgtgtctctgcctctctctctctctctgtgactatcataaataaataaaaatttaaaaaaaaaaaaaaaaaaaaaagaagatgaggtCCTGGGCAGACAATCTGCCTCAGGGGGCTGAGAAGAGCCTCTGCTGGAGATGGAGCcaacagagagaggggaggggaggagagccaCAAGGGGAGGTGttgtcagagggaaagggactgAAGTGGAGCCTCTGGCCCCCACCCGCGGCCTTGCCCCCGCACCCCGGCAGCGAGGTTGCCACGACTTGGGgcaccccattccccacccccgaCCCAGTCCTACTCTAACTCATTCTCCTGCTTCCCCTTTGCAGACCAGATGTTTGCCATCCGGCCAGGGGTAGCCGAGGGGGCCCAGTTCCTTGGGGCCCCGCCTGGAGGATGTCAGCCTGAGCTCCAGCCAGACAGCAACTTGAACTTCTTGGCGAGTGCCAAAGACGCCAATGAGAATTGGCATGGGATGCCAGGCCAAGGGGAGCCCGTGCTGATGAGGAGCTCTTCCAAGCTGCCCTCTGACAACCAGGCCTTCCAGGCCCCTGGACTTGCCGAGGGGGAGGTGCGCAGCCCACCAGAAGGGGAGGAGATCCCTAGGGCCAAGCTCGAGAAGATGAGTGGGGCCAGCACCGTCTGCTCCCCCCTGGAGGACAATGGCTACGCCAGCAGCTCCCTGAGCACCAGCAGCCGAGGCAGCAGTCCTGAGCCCGCTTGCGGCACCCCTCGGGGCCCGGGCCCTCAGGATCCCCTTCTGCCCTCCGTGGCCCAGGCGGTGCGGCAGCTGCAGGCTCAGGAGCGCTACaaagagcaggagaaggagaagcaccACGTGCACTTGGTGATGTACCGTCGCCTGGCCCTGCTGCAGTGGATCCGCGGCCTGCAGCACCAGCTGGTTGACCAGCAGACCCGTCTGCAGGAGAGCTTCGACACCATCCTAGACAACCGGAAGGAGCTCATCCGCTGCCTCCAACAGAGGGTGGCCCCATccgggccccaggatcagggCTAAGGGTGTGCCTCCACAGGGGGGCAGGGGTACATGGATATATTTGCAGGCATGTGTGGGGTTGCGCACAAGTAAGTACATAATCCTTGGCTGGCGTGAGTGCAGGTAAGCAAAAGTGAGGACGTATGTGCTAACGTGCAGCCAGGCCTGTGTGAATCAGCACCTGTGTACCGTGTGTCCACAAAGCCAGCTTAGGTGCAGGCCTACTTGTGAATGCATACACATGTGTTTACAGCACACGTGTAGGAAGGCGTGAGTGTGTATATGTAGGCGTGAACAGGTATGCTTGTGCATATGTGTACGTGAGCGAGGATATATATGCAAAAGGTGTGTGTGCAGATGAGTGAGTTTGAGTGTGTGGGCTTGTGGTGGGTGTATGTGAAAGTGCCTTTGCGTGTGCAGGGCCAGGCCCAGGAAGTGTGTAGTTGGAGCATGTGTGTTTGCAGGCCAACTCCTAAGCAAGTATCTACAGATCCGTACTCAGTTGCTTCTCTGGGGCCTCCCCACCCTGTGTTTCCCATCGCCAACCCCAGCCTTCTTTTCTCCACAGGGTCCCATCGGTCCAGAGGAGGGGCGCCTGCAGTCATATGTGCGGGTGTGGATGACCCAGGCCCCTGAGGTTTCCCAGGccaccccctgctctctccctctgactttgCTCTACTAGGGCCATTGTCCCCCGATAGTAGAGTCGCTGTGGGAGGTGTGGGGGCTGCTCCGGCCTGCCACGGCTTTTTGGCCACAGTTTTGGCAACTGGTAGAGACTTAGAATGAGGGAGGGGCGCTGGGGGTGGTGATGGCCACTGGGGCAGGGACGGGGGGATGGGGATCAGAGAAGATAAAGGACTGTCCCCCTTGGACTCTGCCTCAGGGCAcgggggagatgggggggggagatggggaggggagatGACAGCCGCAGACCCTGTGAGGACTAGGAGAATGCGGATTCTAAACTACCACCTGGAGACAAACCAGCTTCTCCATGTTCTCCACGTCCAAGGAGCTGTTGCAGGTCATATAGATTGAAGCTTCTGATAAGAGCGAATGTGCTGACGCGCCTGCGAGGGCCGGACAAGGTGTTCCAAGACTGCCGGGGAAGGAAAGCTCCCTTTCGTCTCTGTGCCTCTACTTGCTGTCCCCCTCCGGCTTTAGCGTCGCGGGAAGTCAGATTCGGTTGGCCTGTTTTCCTGCGGTCGGGCTGCCTGGGCCCAGAGGAGCCGTGGTCAGCCTTCCAGGGCGCACAGGGGGGCCAGCAGCGCAGCCCCTGGAAACTCTCAGGATACTGGGTCATCACCCTTCGGTCACTGCATGGCCCTTTCAGCGGGGGTTGACAGGTTCCCATGAAACGGAGAGTGGGTGAATTCTGGGGACAACCAAGGACTAAAGCAGCCGGGGGCTCTGCTTTGCTTTTGGGAGCCATGAGGAAGCAGGATCCTGGTAGATGAGCAGAGGCATGATGCTGAGTCTCCCTGTCTGCAAAATGCGGGTACTCTTCCTGCCTCTCAGGAGTTCTATCCCTGACAGGTGTGGGGGGGGTGAAGGGTATTGGGACTGAGGCTGAAGCAATGGTCCTGGGGACTTCTGTGTCTCACCCTTGCATGTTGAACCTGGTCTCTGGGC encodes the following:
- the C15H1orf216 gene encoding UPF0500 protein C1orf216 homolog, coding for MFAIRPGVAEGAQFLGAPPGGCQPELQPDSNLNFLASAKDANENWHGMPGQGEPVLMRSSSKLPSDNQAFQAPGLAEGEVRSPPEGEEIPRAKLEKMSGASTVCSPLEDNGYASSSLSTSSRGSSPEPACGTPRGPGPQDPLLPSVAQAVRQLQAQERYKEQEKEKHHVHLVMYRRLALLQWIRGLQHQLVDQQTRLQESFDTILDNRKELIRCLQQRVAPSGPQDQG